AGTACATGGACAGTAAGACTTGGCCGCACGGGTGATATTTTAGTACTCCAGGTACGGACGTAACGGACGTAACGGAGAAATGGAACCTGGGCGTAAGAGTGAGTTGGAGTGAGAATTGGCTTGGAGTGACTTACGTGCCAAGCCGCTTACAAGAGCCGCGGCAGCGCAACCATCCAGTGTCGGACCTTCTCTCGTCTGCGCAACTCAACAAACTCTCGCCATGCCGCCACCCAAGTCCAAGAAACTCACCGCGCAACCGGTGCGCACGCGCCAATTCGCCGGAAAGCCCAAGGTCGCAGAAACTGAAGAGCGCTCAAGCTCAGAGTCGGAATCTGAAGAGGAGCAGCCCAAGCCTACACCTTTTGCGAAACCGAAGCCTGCGCCCATCGCGTCCTCGTTTCCCAAGTCAGCGCTCAATTCGAAACTCGCGTCGCGGCAAAAGTCTGAGGCGGAAAGAAAGGCATTAGAGGAGGGGTTTGAGACGGAGAGCGAAGAGGAAGGCGGCGAAGATGGCAGTGAGAGCGGGAGTGGCAGCGGGAGCGAGGAAGAGTCTTCTGAAGAGGAGGAGTCCAGCAGTGAAGATGAGGCGCCAAAGAAGCTGCTACGGCCCGTCTTCCTGAAGAAGAACGAGCGCAACAAAATCACAGCACCCGTCAAGTCAGCAGAGGAAATAGCGGCAGAGGAAGAGGCCAGACGGCAAGAGCAAAACCGGGCACTTGTCCAGGAGCAGGTCGAGCAGCGCATCGCCGAAAAAGCGGCTGGGAAGAAGGACTGGGACGACGACGTAGAAGATGCCGACATCAACGCCATCGACGACACCGACGGCCTAGACCCCGAAGCCGAGTATGCCGCGTGGAAGCTACGCGAACTCAAGCGCATCAAACGCGAACGTCTCGCCATCGAGGAGGCCGAAGCCGAGCGCGCAGAGATTGAGCGTCGTCGCAACCTCTCCGCCGCCGAGCGAGAAGCCGAAGACCGCGCGTTCATCGAAAAGCAGCAGGAAGAAAAGGGCGACCGCGGCCAGATGCAGTATATGCAAAAGTACTTCCACAAGGGCGCCTTCTTCACCGATGAGCTCAAGGAGCTCGGCGTAGACCGCAGGAACCTCATGAATGCTCGCTTCGAGGACCAGACCAATCGCGAACTGTTGCCCGAGTTCATGCAGATTCGCGACATGACCAAATTGGGCAAGAAGGGGCGAACACGGTACAAGGACATGAAGAGCGAGGATACGGGCAAGTGGGGTGACTTTGGTGACGACCGCCCACGAAGAGATAGAGGTGGTTATGGCGTCGACGATCGGTTCAGGCCAGACGCTTATGGAGGGAGGGATCGCGACGGAGAAGGAGCTACAGGCGCGAATGCGAAGCCGCTCGGAGAGCGAAAGCGGTTCGGAGATGACAACGACCGAGATAGCAAGCGGCCGAGAGTATCTGAGCAGACATAAAAACATTGTTGTGTCATATCGGCGTTTGATAGCATTGGGCGGCGTACCACACATTTTTACCAGGGGCATTCCAGGGCGTACAGATACGAAATACACATACCCACCGATCCCAGCTCGGGGTTTGATCTCATTCAACCATCACCCTCTCATACGTGCCTCGTCCCCTACCATCACCCTCTGCCATCATCCTAGCGTCCTCCCTCCCTTTCTCAACATTCAACATCCACAACAACGGTGCGGGCAACACGACTAG
The sequence above is a segment of the Pyrenophora tritici-repentis strain M4 chromosome 3, whole genome shotgun sequence genome. Coding sequences within it:
- a CDS encoding Prp19-bind multi-domain protein; this encodes MQYMQKYFHKGAFFTDELKELGVDRRNLMNARFEDQTNRELLPEFMQIRDMTKLGKKGRTRYKDMKSEDTGKWGDFGDDRPRRDRGGYGVDDRFRPDAYGGRDRDGEGATGANAKPLGERKRFGDDNDRDSKRPRVSEQT